The window AGTGTTCGCACGTGTACTTCtctgctttatttttatacctCGTGCACTTACTTCACTACactcacttttttttttttttttttttttttttttttcccatttccCCACCTTTACAGTTGCCGCGTTTTCGTTGACACGAGATACAAACTAGTTACTGTGAGTTCGTTCtgcatattattttcaagTTGGGGTTTTTTAAGATTGTACATATTTGCAAAACGATGTATTTTACCAGTTCACAGAAATTTTACTATGTTCAGATCAATGTTACCAGCAGAAACTTTGATAtggcttatttttttaatgttagttattttattaatgaacACTTATTGGCTTGTTTTGATGGCAAAGATGTTTGTGCATTTTGTTACAAGTGGAAAGACCGAAGATATATTGACCAGAGCCACGGAGATTGAACAGAACGAGAGAAGGAAGAAAATTACGTAGAAAATAAGAGGGCATATGACAGcgctttttttgtatatttagtatatttagtatatttgatatatttattatatttggtATGTTTAGCATATTTGGTATGTTTAGCATATTTGGtatatttagtatatttagtatatttGGTATATTTAGTATGTTTAGCATATTTGGtatatttagtatatttagtatatttagtatatttGGTATATTTAGTACATTTGGtatatttagtatatttGGTATGTTTAGCATATTTGGTATGTTTAGCATATTTGGtatatttagtatatttGGTATATTTAGTACATTTGGtatatttagtatatttGGTATATTTAGTACATTTGGtatatttagtatatttGGTATGTTTAGCATATTTGGtatatttagtatatttGGTATATTTAGTACATTTGTACATTTAGTTTATTTGATCTCctttttcttccattttttttttttttttgcagttttcttcattttcattatcatttttttagttatCAACGTACAGTTTTCTCCTAAGCTTTTTACCCCttctttacctttttttccCTTGTGCTTATCCCATTTGTTCAACAATAAAAAGGCAATTCATTTTTTGGTGTCGACCTCAACGTTTACGTTAACTTCGATTTCAACAtccatttcattttttttttttctttttacaagTAAtcgcaattttttttaattgaaaatTTGTGAGAATATAAAACAAGGTAATCAAAAAAGGAGCAAAACATGTCTGAGCAAagtaatatacatacaaaaaaaaaagtactcAAAACACATGAGCATCCTTTTGGCTGTTTTGGAGCAGAATATATCATGCATGTGTTGACACATATCTACacacatttttttgtacaaaCACACACTTGAACatactgtatatatatatttatatatatgcatataagtgtatatatacttgcGTGTACATTTAATCGCGGAAGGGGAACAAACGTGAAGGTCTTTCTTACCGCTCTTGTAATGCTGAGTAGTGAGAAGGTGTCAAAAAATTAACAGGCCTAACAGATGGCAAATATACTAACCTATGAAAAGATACTAAAAGGTTAATTAGTCaataacttttatttttccttagGCCCAGGTggcttcatttttttaaataataccTTTTTTAAAGTACTCGTCTTTTCCTTTATTGTTAGTGCAGCTTTTGTAGTAGTAAGCGGTGCTTCCGATACTTCCTTTTCACTAGACTCTTTAGCACTTCCCTTAGATGCGCCTACCACATTTTGGCTCTCTACACCACCCAGGGAGATCTCATTTGGCGTGGTTCCAATTGACTTGGCCCCATTTAATGTAGACCCATTTGACTTGGCCCCATTTAATGTAGACCCATTTGACTTGGCCCCATTTAATGTAGACCCATTTGACTTGGCCCATTTAATGTAGACCCATTTGACTTGGCCCCATTTAATGTAGACCCATTTGACTTAGCCTCATTTGATGTAGACTCACTTGACTTAGCCTCATTTGATGTGGACACCCCGCCCATTGGGCCGTTGCAAATGGCcagatttttataaattgaGGTTATAACTGATCTGTCAGGTATAAGAACAGAAATAAGAACATTAACTAAAGACGTTATAAGAGTCCATGCTTGttgtacaatatttttttgtttttcactAAATGATGAAATTCTTATATCGGAAATAGCCATGACTTGTATTCTCTTCtcacataattttttccaagTAGCTTTTAACAATTCGAATGGATTATACCCATTTgagttttttatttcatatagaTAAATAGGACACAGCatcattaaatatttcataatgATAACTGCTTTTTTTACtctatgtaataatttaaaaggaaaaagaaaaaaatcatGGGGCAGTTGTTCTATTATTGGTATGTTCGCAGTGATATAATTGGTACTTAAATAACTGGGTGCTTGTGTATAATATGTTGAAGAACCTAATTCACTAAATCCTTGTATAGTTAACGTTGCAATATCATCTCTACAcgttttacttttataataaatcGTATGTGTTCGTAATAAACCTAGTACTAAGCAATGTAATACTGTagtattttgtttattatttataatcgTTTTAGCATCATGctcaattaaaatttttactacTTCAAAGTGTAAGCCGTACGTAGCAAGCATTAATGGTGTTTCCCCATGGGAGCTTAAGGCATTCACATCActcttataatttattaacgTTTTAACTATATGCGTGTGTCCCTTTAGAGCAGCCATATGTAAAGGAGTACTTCCTTCATCATTTAATAGCATAACTGGCATTCCACTAATTATCAGTTGCTTCGCTAGCTCTCTTTTTCCTCTTGCGCATGCATAGTGCAGAGCGTTGTTTAATCCGAGCAATCTGTGCGAAATAGACTGAGTTAGAAATTTTTTCGAGTAGTAATTCTTCACCTTGCTGTTCAGGACGTCGTCGGAGTTTACCGAATCGCCGCTACTGCTAGAAGTATCACTGTTAGAGGTGTTATTGTTGGATGTACCGCTGCTGAAAGCATCTCCGTTAAAAGCCCCTCCGCTGGAAGCACCTCCACCAGAGGAGGAACACCCATTCCGAAGAATGCTCAAGTTTGAAGAACTGAGTACCTCTGTGTAGAGTTCATCATCAGAGTAGTTACTCGAGGTGCCTCTTACCCTTAACATCTTATCGTCTTTGCAGTGTTCACCCTTTGGCCTTGCACTGTCCGGTAGTTCAGAGTAGCTGGGGTCACTCCCgaaaatattatgattatcatattttttattactatcatCTTCGTTATCATAATTATTCGTGTTATCACTGTTCTTGTTGCTACTGTTCATGTTACCACTGTGCATGTTACCACTGTGCATGTTACCACTGTGCATGTTACCACTGTGCATGTTACCACTGTGCATGTTACCAATGTTCATGTTACCTCTGTTCATGTTACCTCTGTTCTTCTTATCACTGCTCGTGTTATCACTGCTCATATTATCACTGCTCATATTATCACTGCTCATATTATTACCACTCAATTTGCCGTAGTGAAGCCTGTTTTTGCCAAAATATTCTTGCCACTCGGTTGGCTTGCTTTTCTTGTGTCGTGTTATAATAGAAGGTGGTGATGATAAATTTTCCTCAGAGAAACTATCACGATGGATTTTCCCTTTCCCTTGCAGAAGCATCCCCCGACGCTCTCTCCGGAACTTGTGTTTCCTGAGAGAGCGCTTTTCCTCGCCAAACTTGATCCGCTCATTTAGTGTCAAcctatttttgaattttttcttttttttaatatgtttcttgtctaaatattttaaaaacagTGTAAggataattttttgattaGTGTCCATCTCTTTGCTTCTTTCACCATATATTAAATCTTCATCCACTACCACATCAAATGGGAAGGGCTGTTCAATATCATTCTTTAGATGACAATAATTtaagtaattattattattactacttattaataattccgttttagttttatttgcattatttGGAGGAGCATTAATCCAATTTGAGTAATTTCTTTCAAATTCGTCCAGTTGAACACTCTGAAGctctatttcttttaacaAAGTGTAGTAATAGTTCGAATGATAGCTAGTTTGTTCATCTGGTAAGAAGGAGCTAGCCATATACAGAAGAGCATTCATATGTAGttcgttttttaaaaataaagaatatttcaattttaataaaagtttTACCAGATTAACATTTCCAAAGGAGGCAGCTAAACATAGTGCATTTAATCCATTACCAAAATATTGAATAGTACGTaaacttataaatatacttttaaaaaatttatttttttcaaaatttatatcGAAACACTGACAAGCCATGTAGATTGGGAAAAAATAATCCTCTTCaactactttttttatttctttaaaaggagcattttttttttgcgtcACCTTAGAGTAAAAACTACAAAATTCCTCTTTTCTGTTTATAtcaaattttatatctttacaTGGAGTAAACAAATTAAACGAGATGGCATATGTTCTTAACTGCTGAGTTAGTACTATTGATAATGTTGAGTTGTATCCTGAGATTACACAAGAATTCCATATAGCTTTGTACATGGGTTCTATCACATGGTTAGGTAAAACTCCCATACCTTTATTGTACAGCTTGTATAAATTAGAACAACTAAAAGTATAATGGGCTAGATGTGTGTACAAATGCACCTTTTCTAATGAACAGATAGGAAACACATTCTCTGCTGCTATTACTGCCTTTCTCAAATATCTTAGAGACTCAAATAGTTGTTTATTTGGTTCATTCCTTAACAAACCAGCTAATAACACACaagtattaaataatatataatgatttggatgtaatatgtaaaaaaattctttataCAAGTGCAACAGCTGATTCCTAGCATTTATTGTATTACCATTCATGTAGTTATGTTCTGCCTCATTATATTgtaagtatattttattctccAATTTTATGCACTTCTTATTCCCTTTGAAAGAAATTTTACCGCAATTTCCGCATACCCACCTttccatttctttttctagtctgttcagaattttttttttttttttttcctctacCAAAATTTGGCCGCTCTTTGGAGAGCGCCCCCTGCGAGCAGCTCGACTGTTACTGTTAGATACGCTCGCTTCATTCGATATGCTCTCTTCGTTCGAAATGTTCGCTTCATTCGATGTGCTCATTCCTTCCAATCGATTCGCTTTATCCACTTGGCTATCTCGATTAGCTCTATTTTTTGTGGACTTCCCCGAGGGAGTTCCTCTCCTGGAAGGTTCTTCCCTATCATGTATagtttcctttttaatttgaCCAAACCAGTGTAATTTAAGTGCTTCAACTAACGAACGGGTCTTTAATGGGTATATATACCCTATAACGCACTTAGGGCATTTCATGCTTCTTAGATGTAGGTTATTCTCAGTCGGGTCAGAACATCTGATACAACCACAACTAAATATTCGAGGCATACTTTTGAAgctttttctaattttaagGGGTAGGTACTGATCTGCTAATAAACTAATACATAGTTTGCCACCTTGAGGTATATTACATAGAGATCTAATAGTTAAATATCCATCTTcatcataataaaaagtgCATGTGGGTACACAACTATGATGTATTTTTGCAAGTATGGTTGAGTACACTAAGCCGAATGTGGTTTCAGGGTTAGCTTGTTGAAGAATGGAAGAAGGAGAATAATACTTAATAAAAGGTGAGTATTGCCAGattattaacataaattGAACTAATTCCTTctgttttaaatataaataaaatgaagaagggaattctaaaataattctattaGCTAAAGTATTAAATGATtcaaataattctttttgaTTTTCTTTTACTGCATCATAATAAGAATGATGACTAAAAATTTCACTTAATATAGTATGTTCTTTATCTTTATACTCTTTATCTattcttgtttttattaatacacgaaatatatgaagaacAGTATAGTAGCTTAACTTACACTCTTTAGAAGCAGCTAAAATTGTTCCTAGGTTGGTACACTCAATTTTATGgacttttatattatctattAAGCATttgtaattacaaaaaatgtatgaacAAGTATGTGGATTGATAGGACACGCATAGCTCTTTTGTGATATATTTCTTTCTCTTAAACAATGATAACAAGTAGAATAAGTGTAATgattagaaaatatatactgaGTTAATACAAACGGTTTTGTGCGAATTATAATTTCACCAGGAACTAAATCTTTCTTAGCTAATACCATATAATATTGTCCCTGTTTAACAATGTGCATTTTGTTTCTGTACTTCTCTTCATATATTAAGTCATCATACGTATAATCCGCATTGTAATAATCGCTACTCCTATTTGTATACTTTTCATCATTATCTGTTCTACTCTCTGAGTAACATAtaaagtttttatatttcataggTATTCTACTTATCTGTGATACTAAACGTTCCTCacattcttttaataaatacattaacgacttattttctttgtctatatatatagctgcatataaa of the Plasmodium malariae genome assembly, chromosome: 6 genome contains:
- the SET9 gene encoding SET domain protein, putative; this encodes MFDVALLKDIEHRGLRDCRLERIKQNNERMNEKEKEELIELAKELPKLYERNEKEVIPTLIASFIERYPKSIEGYTYFIKFHLNIEDYKSTLNFLYAAIYIDKENKSLMYLLKECEERLVSQISRIPMKYKNFICYSESRTDNDEKYTNRSSDYYNADYTYDDLIYEEKYRNKMHIVKQGQYYMVLAKKDLVPGEIIIRTKPFVLTQYIFSNHYTYSTCYHCLRERNISQKSYACPINPHTCSYIFCNYKCLIDNIKVHKIECTNLGTILAASKECKLSYYTVLHIFRVLIKTRIDKEYKDKEHTILSEIFSHHSYYDAVKENQKELFESFNTLANRIILEFPSSFYLYLKQKELVQFMLIIWQYSPFIKYYSPSSILQQANPETTFGLVYSTILAKIHHSCVPTCTFYYDEDGYLTIRSLCNIPQGGKLCISLLADQYLPLKIRKSFKSMPRIFSCGCIRCSDPTENNLHLRSMKCPKCVIGYIYPLKTRSLVEALKLHWFGQIKKETIHDREEPSRRGTPSGKSTKNRANRDSQVDKANRLEGMSTSNEANISNEESISNEASVSNSNSRAARRGRSPKSGQILVEEKKKKKILNRLEKEMERWVCGNCGKISFKGNKKCIKLENKIYLQYNEAEHNYMNGNTINARNQLLHLYKEFFYILHPNHYILFNTCVLLAGLLRNEPNKQLFESLRYLRKAVIAAENVFPICSLEKVHLYTHLAHYTFSCSNLYKLYNKGMGVLPNHVIEPMYKAIWNSCVISGYNSTLSIVLTQQLRTYAISFNLFTPCKDIKFDINRKEEFCSFYSKVTQKKNAPFKEIKKVVEEDYFFPIYMACQCFDINFEKNKFFKSIFISLRTIQYFGNGLNALCLAASFGNVNLVKLLLKLKYSLFLKNELHMNALLYMASSFLPDEQTSYHSNYYYTLLKEIELQSVQLDEFERNYSNWINAPPNNANKTKTELLISSNNNNYLNYCHLKNDIEQPFPFDVVVDEDLIYGERSKEMDTNQKIILTLFLKYLDKKHIKKKKKFKNRLTLNERIKFGEEKRSLRKHKFRRERRGMLLQGKGKIHRDSFSEENLSSPPSIITRHKKSKPTEWQEYFGKNRLHYGKLSGNNMSSDNMSSDNMSSDNTSSDKKNRGNMNRGNMNIGNMHSGNMHSGNMHSGNMHSGNMHSGNMNSSNKNSDNTNNYDNEDDSNKKYDNHNIFGSDPSYSELPDSARPKGEHCKDDKMLRVRGTSSNYSDDELYTEVLSSSNLSILRNGCSSSGGGASSGGAFNGDAFSSGTSNNNTSNSDTSSSSGDSVNSDDVLNSKVKNYYSKKFLTQSISHRLLGLNNALHYACARGKRELAKQLIISGMPVMLLNDEGSTPLHMAALKGHTHIVKTLINYKSDVNALSSHGETPLMLATYGLHFEVVKILIEHDAKTIINNKQNTTVLHCLVLGLLRTHTIYYKSKTCRDDIATLTIQGFSELGSSTYYTQAPSYLSTNYITANIPIIEQLPHDFFLFPFKLLHRVKKAVIIMKYLMMLCPIYLYEIKNSNGYNPFELLKATWKKLCEKRIQVMAISDIRISSFSEKQKNIVQQAWTLITSLVNVLISVLIPDRSVITSIYKNLAICNGPMGGVSTSNEAKSSESTSNEAKSNGSTLNGAKSNGSTLNGPKSQNVVGASKGSAKESSEKEVSEAPLTTTKAALTIKEKTSTLKKVLFKKMKPPGPKEK